Proteins from one Geomonas agri genomic window:
- a CDS encoding flavocytochrome c, whose amino-acid sequence MKRKMIVPALLFAVALLIVVSAAWGEDSSKSSFLSGVHKKNQVTCADCHGKTLTVDDSETALNKNCKGCHGGFAELATKTKEHINPHNSHLGETNCTACHKGHVASKAYCNYCHSFAMKIPAMGTEKESTDKKWVQEAAPGKKDLKSNRIESTDVVVIGAGGSGYVASITAHDAGAKVILLEKMPITGGNSMLAAGGINAARTRYQERLGMHDDPAEMVKETMKGGRDKNDPELVKVLAYKSADAVDFLVSLGADMTDLVRSGGVAVDRTHRPVGGAAVGPHLIKVYRENAAKRNIDVRVNSEVVQILSDGKGRVTGVQVKGKHSGVYTINAKAVIDTAGGFAANNELVGSYKPQFRETASSNQPGATGEGMFLAEKVGAKLIDMEQIQIHPTMGGETKVLISETVRGSGAILVNHAGKRFVNELTTRDKASAAILAQPEKSAFLVLGESTRKSNVQIDGYIVLGLVQQADSIAGLAAKMGVPADALSATVAAYNKAFEAKKDPEFQRQDIPRPVDGPKYYAIWVKPGRHHTMGGVKINTEAQVIAKDGKPITGFYAAGEVTGGVHGWNRLGGNAITDTVVFGRIAGSNAASFVKEAK is encoded by the coding sequence ATGAAACGCAAAATGATCGTACCGGCACTGCTGTTCGCGGTAGCCCTGCTCATCGTAGTATCCGCGGCCTGGGGAGAGGACTCAAGCAAGAGCTCCTTCCTCTCCGGGGTGCACAAGAAGAACCAGGTAACCTGCGCCGACTGCCACGGGAAAACGCTTACCGTGGACGACAGCGAGACGGCGCTGAACAAGAACTGCAAGGGGTGCCATGGCGGCTTTGCCGAGCTGGCGACGAAAACCAAGGAACACATCAACCCGCACAACTCGCACCTGGGCGAGACCAACTGTACCGCCTGCCACAAGGGGCACGTTGCCTCCAAGGCGTACTGCAACTACTGCCACAGCTTCGCGATGAAGATCCCGGCCATGGGGACCGAGAAAGAATCTACCGACAAGAAGTGGGTGCAGGAAGCGGCACCCGGCAAGAAGGACCTTAAATCGAACCGGATCGAGTCGACCGACGTGGTAGTCATCGGTGCGGGCGGCTCCGGGTACGTCGCCTCCATCACCGCCCACGATGCCGGCGCGAAGGTGATCCTCCTGGAGAAGATGCCCATCACCGGCGGCAACAGCATGCTGGCGGCCGGTGGCATCAACGCCGCCAGGACTCGCTACCAGGAGCGGCTGGGGATGCACGACGACCCGGCCGAGATGGTGAAGGAAACCATGAAGGGGGGGCGTGACAAGAACGACCCCGAACTGGTCAAGGTCCTTGCCTACAAATCCGCCGATGCGGTTGACTTCCTGGTGTCGCTGGGTGCCGACATGACCGACCTGGTACGCTCGGGTGGCGTCGCGGTCGACCGTACCCACCGTCCCGTGGGTGGGGCCGCGGTGGGCCCGCACCTGATCAAGGTGTACCGGGAGAACGCGGCCAAGCGTAACATCGACGTCAGGGTGAACTCCGAGGTGGTACAGATCCTCTCCGACGGAAAGGGGCGCGTCACCGGTGTCCAGGTCAAAGGCAAGCATAGCGGCGTGTACACCATCAACGCCAAGGCCGTGATCGACACCGCGGGCGGCTTCGCCGCCAACAACGAGCTGGTCGGCTCCTACAAGCCGCAGTTCAGGGAAACCGCCTCCTCCAACCAGCCGGGCGCGACCGGCGAAGGGATGTTCCTCGCGGAAAAAGTGGGCGCCAAGCTCATCGACATGGAACAGATCCAGATCCACCCGACCATGGGGGGCGAAACCAAGGTCCTCATCTCCGAAACCGTGCGTGGCAGCGGCGCCATCCTCGTGAACCATGCCGGCAAGCGCTTCGTCAACGAGCTGACCACCCGCGACAAGGCCTCCGCCGCCATCCTGGCGCAGCCTGAGAAGTCGGCCTTCCTGGTCTTGGGCGAGAGCACACGCAAAAGCAACGTCCAGATCGACGGCTACATCGTCCTCGGGCTGGTGCAGCAGGCGGACAGCATCGCCGGCCTGGCGGCCAAGATGGGTGTGCCGGCTGATGCGCTTAGCGCCACGGTGGCAGCCTACAACAAGGCGTTCGAGGCGAAGAAGGATCCGGAATTCCAGCGCCAGGACATCCCGCGCCCGGTGGACGGACCGAAGTACTACGCCATCTGGGTCAAGCCGGGTCGCCACCACACCATGGGCGGCGTGAAGATCAACACCGAGGCGCAGGTGATAGCCAAGGACGGTAAGCCGATCACCGGCTTCTACGCAGCGGGCGAAGTCACCGGCGGCGTGCATGGCTGGAACCGCCTGGGCGGCAACGCCATCACCGACACCGTGGTCTTCGGCAGGATCGCCGGCAGCAACGCGGCAAGTTTCGTGAAAGAAGCGAAATAG
- a CDS encoding LysR family transcriptional regulator, whose protein sequence is MDFTNLKTLVVSVECGSFSKAAEILCVTQSAVSRRIKILEDHYGQLLLDRSGLALKPTAAGHLLIEKARQVLKVEQEFLYDLQLLARKRKISFCCTAPFGISYLPDIFTRFMSRNSETSELSFVFDMPEGALKGLKEKLYDLVLIEFCEDLNLDEFAVYPLPDDDMVFVSRPGFGIDAKVVDVETMLGQRLYCKKSGCCARRFLEKSMHSIGRDAAEFRNTVYFDDIPFIIKAVQAGEGVTFISRSLVAAHLADGSLVSHHVEGFAPSRPRRLVLEKNRSLDPTLFDLIEEIFHRFSLTPPHELAPR, encoded by the coding sequence ATGGATTTCACGAATCTGAAAACCCTGGTAGTTTCAGTCGAATGCGGCAGCTTTTCCAAGGCTGCCGAGATCCTCTGCGTCACCCAGTCCGCCGTCTCCCGCCGAATCAAGATCCTCGAGGATCATTACGGCCAACTCCTCTTGGACCGCTCTGGGCTCGCACTGAAACCGACCGCCGCCGGGCACCTGCTGATCGAGAAGGCACGCCAGGTCCTGAAGGTGGAGCAGGAATTTCTCTACGACCTGCAGCTGCTGGCGCGCAAGCGCAAGATCTCCTTCTGCTGCACCGCTCCCTTTGGCATCTCCTACCTCCCCGACATCTTCACGCGATTCATGTCCCGCAACTCCGAAACCAGTGAACTGAGCTTCGTCTTCGACATGCCCGAAGGGGCGCTCAAGGGGCTCAAGGAAAAGCTATACGACCTGGTACTGATCGAATTTTGCGAGGACCTTAACCTCGATGAGTTCGCGGTCTACCCACTGCCTGACGACGATATGGTGTTCGTGAGCAGGCCCGGCTTCGGCATCGACGCCAAGGTGGTCGACGTCGAGACCATGCTCGGCCAGCGCCTGTACTGCAAAAAATCAGGTTGCTGCGCCCGGCGCTTCCTGGAAAAGAGCATGCACAGCATCGGCCGGGACGCCGCCGAGTTCCGCAACACTGTCTACTTCGACGACATTCCCTTCATCATCAAGGCGGTCCAAGCTGGAGAAGGGGTCACCTTCATCTCCCGCAGCCTAGTTGCAGCGCACCTGGCCGACGGTTCGCTGGTCAGCCACCACGTTGAGGGATTCGCACCGTCGAGGCCGCGGCGCCTGGTCCTGGAGAAGAACCGCAGCCTCGACCCGACACTGTTCGACCTGATCGAGGAGATCTTCCACAGGTTCTCGCTCACACCGCCCCACGAACTGGCGCCGCGCTGA
- the nifJ gene encoding pyruvate:ferredoxin (flavodoxin) oxidoreductase, with translation MSGTRKTMDGNTAAAHVAYALSETAAIYPITPSSTMGEVADEWAAEGRKNVFGQVLNIKELQSEAGAAGAVHGSLVAGALTTTFTASQGLLLMLPNMYKIAGEQLPGVFHVSARAIATHALSIFGDHQDVMAARPTGFAMLCSSSVQEVMDLALVAHLAALEASLPFLHFFDGFRTSHEVQKIEVIDSEEMLRLVNHDKLAAFRKKAMNPEHPELRGTAQNPDIYFQGRERANPFYQALPQVVTETMERVGQLTGRHYRLFDYIGHAEADRVIITMGSSCETTEEVVQYLNGQGEKAGLVKVRLYRPFDADALLAVIPPTAAKITVLDRTKEPGSLGEPLYQDVCTALLERGGEMPELYAGRYGLGSKEFRPVHVKSIFDNMAGHPGKRHFTVGITDDVSDSSLPVEGTLSTTPEGTIQCRFWGMGADGTVGANKAAIKIIGDNTDLHVQAYFSYDSKKSGGITVSHLRFGESPIQSTYLVDAADFISCQKAPYVQIYDLLEGIREGGTFLLNSPWNSVEAMEANLPATMRRAIAQKKVRLYNVDAISIAQSAGLGGRINMIMQTAFFKLSGVLPFERAVELLKDSIRKEYGRKGDQVVEMNLAAVDLAVQSLIEISYPDSWRDADDQRGTDFRLNQQMPDYMRDMVFPILRQKGDDLPVSSFAPDGVFPFSTARYEKRGVAINVPEWIKENCIQCNQCAYICPHATIRPFVATDGELANAPETYQTIPVNAKELKGMGFRIQVYTMDCMGCGNCADICPAKVPALVMKPIDTQSAVQEENRKFAETLSPKGHLVKRTTVIGSQLQQPLLEFSGACSGCGETPYARIVTQLFGERMMIANATGCSSIWGASAPVSPYCANADGHGPAWNNSLFEDAAEFGFGYHMAVSQRRHLLADQVRRAVHSLPEGELREVLNAWLAGMMDPELSRRHGERLKELLPKAGDNELLQQIAVSADLFTKKSIWIYGGDGWAYDIGFGGLDHVISTGEDVNLLVMDTELYSNTGGQCSKATQLGAIARFAASGKRTSKKDLGRMAMTYGYVYVASIAIGADKNQTLKAITEAEAYPGPSLIIAYSTCINQGLRKGMGKSIEESQLAVKCGYWPLYRYNPLLKLDGKNPFILESKKPDGSMAEFLSGEVRFQALEKQNPEVARQLREQMEQEAMERFRMFRDMADWQPTKGDVPKEGGRKHDHVPAAAGAAEEPSPVCVSATSDPRYSRPSEPEEECDDGRAGIDKNIKE, from the coding sequence ATGAGTGGAACCAGGAAAACCATGGACGGCAATACCGCAGCGGCTCATGTCGCCTACGCGCTCAGTGAGACCGCGGCCATCTATCCCATCACCCCGTCCTCAACGATGGGGGAAGTTGCGGACGAGTGGGCGGCGGAGGGTCGCAAGAACGTCTTCGGCCAGGTCCTCAACATCAAGGAGCTGCAGTCGGAGGCGGGAGCTGCGGGCGCCGTGCACGGGTCGCTGGTGGCCGGCGCGCTGACCACGACCTTCACTGCCTCGCAGGGGCTGCTGCTGATGCTCCCCAACATGTACAAGATCGCCGGGGAGCAGCTTCCCGGCGTGTTCCACGTCTCGGCCCGCGCCATAGCCACCCATGCCCTCTCCATCTTCGGCGACCACCAGGACGTCATGGCGGCGCGCCCCACTGGCTTCGCCATGCTCTGCTCGTCGTCGGTGCAGGAGGTGATGGATCTCGCCCTGGTGGCGCACTTGGCCGCCCTGGAGGCGAGCCTCCCCTTCCTGCACTTCTTCGACGGCTTCCGAACCTCGCACGAGGTGCAGAAGATCGAGGTGATCGACTCCGAGGAAATGCTCCGGCTGGTGAACCACGACAAGCTGGCCGCCTTCCGCAAGAAAGCCATGAACCCGGAGCACCCGGAACTGCGCGGCACCGCGCAGAACCCGGACATCTACTTCCAGGGACGCGAGCGGGCTAATCCCTTCTACCAGGCGTTACCACAGGTGGTGACCGAGACTATGGAGCGGGTGGGACAGCTGACCGGGCGGCACTACCGCCTCTTCGACTACATCGGCCACGCCGAGGCCGACCGGGTCATCATCACCATGGGCTCGTCGTGCGAAACTACCGAGGAGGTGGTGCAGTACCTGAACGGGCAAGGCGAGAAGGCGGGCCTGGTCAAGGTGCGCCTGTACCGCCCCTTTGACGCTGATGCCCTTCTCGCCGTCATCCCCCCCACCGCAGCCAAGATCACCGTGCTCGACCGCACCAAGGAACCGGGCTCGCTGGGCGAGCCGCTCTACCAGGACGTCTGCACGGCTTTGCTGGAGCGCGGGGGCGAGATGCCGGAACTTTACGCCGGGCGCTATGGCCTGGGCTCCAAGGAATTCCGGCCGGTGCACGTGAAGAGCATCTTCGACAACATGGCCGGCCACCCCGGCAAGCGCCACTTCACGGTCGGCATCACCGACGACGTGAGCGACAGCTCGCTCCCCGTCGAAGGCACCCTCTCCACCACGCCCGAGGGAACCATCCAGTGCCGCTTCTGGGGCATGGGCGCCGACGGCACCGTCGGGGCCAATAAGGCCGCCATCAAGATCATCGGCGACAACACCGACCTCCACGTCCAGGCCTACTTCTCCTACGATTCCAAGAAGTCGGGCGGGATCACCGTCTCGCACCTGCGCTTCGGCGAGAGCCCCATCCAGTCTACCTATCTCGTCGACGCGGCCGATTTCATCTCCTGCCAAAAGGCCCCGTACGTGCAGATCTACGACCTGCTGGAGGGGATCCGGGAAGGTGGCACCTTCCTGCTCAACTCCCCCTGGAACAGCGTCGAGGCGATGGAGGCCAACCTCCCCGCCACCATGCGCCGCGCCATCGCGCAGAAGAAGGTGCGCCTCTACAACGTGGACGCCATCAGCATCGCCCAGTCCGCCGGGCTGGGTGGGCGCATCAACATGATCATGCAGACCGCCTTCTTCAAGCTCTCCGGCGTCCTCCCCTTCGAGCGGGCCGTGGAACTTCTGAAGGATTCCATCCGCAAGGAGTACGGCCGCAAGGGGGACCAGGTGGTGGAGATGAACCTGGCCGCGGTTGACCTTGCCGTGCAGAGCCTGATCGAGATTTCCTACCCCGATTCCTGGCGCGACGCCGACGACCAGCGCGGCACCGACTTCCGCCTCAACCAGCAGATGCCGGACTACATGCGCGACATGGTCTTCCCCATCCTGCGCCAGAAGGGTGACGACCTGCCGGTTTCCTCGTTCGCCCCCGACGGCGTTTTCCCCTTCTCCACCGCGCGCTACGAAAAAAGAGGCGTCGCCATCAACGTCCCCGAGTGGATCAAGGAAAACTGCATCCAGTGCAATCAGTGCGCGTACATCTGCCCGCACGCCACCATCCGCCCCTTCGTTGCCACCGACGGTGAATTGGCCAACGCCCCCGAGACTTACCAGACGATTCCGGTCAACGCCAAGGAACTCAAGGGGATGGGCTTCCGGATCCAGGTCTACACCATGGACTGCATGGGGTGCGGCAACTGCGCCGACATCTGCCCCGCCAAGGTGCCGGCGCTGGTGATGAAGCCGATCGACACCCAGTCCGCTGTTCAGGAGGAAAACCGCAAGTTCGCCGAAACCCTCTCCCCCAAGGGGCACCTGGTGAAGCGGACCACGGTGATCGGCAGCCAGCTCCAGCAGCCGCTCCTCGAGTTCTCCGGCGCCTGCTCCGGCTGCGGCGAAACCCCGTACGCCAGGATCGTCACCCAGCTCTTCGGCGAGCGGATGATGATCGCCAACGCCACCGGCTGCAGCTCGATCTGGGGTGCCTCGGCGCCGGTCTCACCCTACTGCGCCAACGCCGACGGGCACGGCCCCGCCTGGAACAACTCGCTCTTCGAGGATGCCGCCGAGTTCGGCTTCGGCTACCACATGGCAGTTTCTCAGCGCAGGCACCTTTTAGCCGACCAGGTGCGCCGCGCTGTGCACAGCCTGCCGGAAGGGGAACTCAGGGAAGTGCTTAATGCCTGGCTGGCGGGGATGATGGACCCGGAACTCTCCCGACGCCACGGCGAGCGATTGAAGGAGCTGCTACCAAAAGCAGGCGACAACGAACTCCTGCAACAGATTGCCGTCTCTGCCGACCTGTTCACCAAGAAGTCGATCTGGATCTACGGCGGCGACGGCTGGGCCTACGACATCGGCTTCGGCGGCCTGGACCACGTCATCTCCACCGGCGAGGATGTGAACCTCCTGGTGATGGACACCGAGCTCTACTCCAACACCGGCGGCCAGTGCTCCAAGGCCACCCAACTGGGCGCCATTGCCCGGTTCGCAGCCTCCGGCAAGCGGACCTCCAAGAAGGACCTGGGGCGCATGGCCATGACCTACGGCTACGTCTACGTCGCGTCCATCGCCATCGGCGCCGACAAGAACCAGACACTGAAGGCGATCACGGAGGCGGAGGCCTATCCCGGCCCATCGCTCATCATCGCCTATTCGACCTGCATCAACCAGGGGCTCCGGAAAGGGATGGGGAAATCTATCGAGGAGAGCCAGCTCGCGGTCAAGTGCGGCTACTGGCCGCTGTACCGGTACAACCCGCTCCTGAAGCTGGACGGGAAGAACCCGTTCATCCTGGAGTCGAAGAAGCCCGACGGCAGCATGGCAGAGTTCCTCTCAGGCGAGGTGCGCTTTCAGGCACTGGAAAAGCAGAACCCCGAGGTGGCGCGGCAACTGCGCGAGCAGATGGAGCAAGAGGCAATGGAGCGTTTCCGCATGTTCCGAGACATGGCCGACTGGCAACCGACCAAGGGGGACGTCCCCAAGGAGGGTGGCAGGAAGCACGACCACGTCCCCGCCGCAGCGGGTGCCGCCGAGGAGCCGTCGCCGGTCTGCGTCAGCGCGACCAGCGACCCGCGCTACAGCCGCCCCAGCGAACCGGAGGAGGAATGCGACGACGGTCGCGCCGGGATCGACAAGAACATCAAGGAGTAG
- the extH gene encoding selenite/tellurite reduction operon rhodanese-like protein ExtH — MSEKMMQKSRLLLFTLLGLVAVAALSIWGCGGTSYDSPASGITTTKTTTALIEPAELNQWITEGKLNKAGGYDRVVVLQVDGTVTNYDLGHIAGSQSVGLNTELAQTRVEGPMYTGSMVPDGTTMDTLIQRAGIDANTTIVFTTSEAESASPWNLTRGYTVFRYWGFPKERLKVLNGGNKAWKAAGLPLVFDKPTIARSSYVVTPNGVNRVRADLRASLSDMIAAVGAGTTTNDFIDGRSTDVPAGPTTDLIDTTKYVVFEGAVHGGRNKAHTLLHTAGKFKSVDDVKTALAIPAGRTSIYTLCRAGNIASVLFFAVDGYAYYNETSAGTMKAVWYDGSWGQWGLMASSDKVGTTLNAGGQLVVGSIWDTTALTDSRTYNVNAGRTIVPYLSRMLSPEPTFATGNQIEDSDAAYHSPISTSGGSGTSGGGGGC, encoded by the coding sequence ATGTCGGAAAAGATGATGCAAAAGAGCAGGCTATTGCTGTTCACGCTGCTCGGCCTCGTGGCCGTTGCGGCCCTCAGCATCTGGGGCTGCGGTGGTACTAGCTATGACAGCCCGGCCAGCGGAATTACCACGACCAAAACCACGACCGCACTGATCGAACCCGCGGAACTGAACCAGTGGATCACCGAGGGTAAGTTAAACAAGGCTGGCGGCTATGACCGCGTAGTGGTACTCCAGGTCGATGGGACGGTGACCAACTACGATCTCGGCCACATCGCCGGCTCCCAGAGCGTCGGGCTCAATACCGAACTCGCGCAGACCCGCGTGGAGGGGCCGATGTACACCGGCTCGATGGTTCCCGACGGGACCACCATGGACACGCTTATCCAGCGCGCCGGCATCGATGCCAACACCACAATCGTTTTCACCACCTCCGAGGCCGAGAGCGCGTCGCCCTGGAACCTGACCAGGGGCTACACCGTGTTCCGTTACTGGGGTTTCCCCAAGGAAAGGCTCAAGGTACTCAACGGCGGCAACAAAGCCTGGAAAGCCGCCGGGCTGCCGCTGGTCTTCGACAAGCCCACCATTGCCAGGTCTAGCTACGTGGTCACCCCTAACGGTGTCAACCGCGTCCGTGCTGACCTTAGGGCCTCGCTCTCGGATATGATCGCCGCCGTCGGCGCTGGTACCACCACCAACGATTTCATCGATGGCAGGAGCACGGACGTTCCAGCAGGTCCCACCACTGACCTGATTGACACGACCAAGTACGTCGTCTTCGAAGGTGCCGTCCACGGCGGGCGCAACAAGGCGCACACCCTGCTGCACACAGCTGGCAAATTCAAATCTGTCGACGACGTCAAGACGGCGCTGGCGATTCCCGCCGGCCGCACATCGATCTACACCCTCTGCCGCGCCGGTAACATCGCCTCGGTCCTCTTCTTCGCCGTCGACGGCTACGCCTACTACAACGAGACCTCCGCCGGCACCATGAAAGCGGTCTGGTACGACGGTTCGTGGGGGCAGTGGGGGCTCATGGCCAGCTCCGACAAGGTCGGCACTACCCTCAACGCCGGAGGCCAACTCGTCGTCGGTTCGATCTGGGATACCACCGCCCTGACCGATTCGCGCACCTACAACGTCAACGCCGGGCGCACCATCGTACCCTACCTTTCCAGGATGTTGAGCCCAGAGCCTACCTTTGCAACCGGCAACCAGATCGAGGACTCCGATGCGGCCTATCACAGCCCCATAAGCACCAGCGGCGGCAGCGGCACTAGCGGCGGCGGAGGCGGCTGCTAA
- a CDS encoding MFS transporter, translating into MKNENLFQSLFLINFATSLGFGIADAFFSTYLFSLGGRGILLGLPLLLFSLSKIVFGPPMGACVDRFGPRTAVTLSLSLYLLVSIGYLLSSSLVLITLLRVVQGGACAMFRPVMLSLVGATSSNKGEGCATGTFDISFYLAIGIGPLLGGALHDWCGFYGIFSCLALLCLFALTVALRRIPRNAVAGPSRKPAAAVALPDALEAARHGAMGGLLVFIFGRGCGISLLAGFLPLLLNGRLGLTGTQTGVVLASSTVVISSLLRPVGRLSDRLPRKGLVLLGGVSVSLLYFLIPVAQGFHQVLMLGGGIGLCSVLSQPASTALLLEQGERHGTGLAVGIFNTALNLGFVVGPLLGGWLQNHFGLTAVFYAAGWIGLAAAALFAVCTMVREKRNCACSPA; encoded by the coding sequence ATGAAGAACGAAAACCTGTTCCAGTCGCTGTTTCTGATAAATTTCGCCACCAGCCTCGGCTTCGGCATCGCGGATGCCTTCTTCTCCACCTACCTTTTCAGTCTGGGCGGGCGCGGCATCCTGCTGGGCCTGCCGCTCCTCCTCTTCTCCCTTTCCAAGATCGTTTTTGGCCCACCGATGGGGGCCTGCGTGGACCGCTTCGGCCCGAGGACGGCCGTCACGCTCAGCCTTTCTCTCTATCTCCTGGTTTCCATTGGCTACCTTTTAAGTTCCAGCCTGGTGCTCATCACGCTGCTGAGAGTGGTGCAAGGGGGCGCCTGCGCGATGTTCCGTCCCGTGATGTTGTCGCTGGTTGGAGCCACGAGCAGCAACAAAGGGGAGGGGTGCGCCACCGGGACCTTCGACATCTCCTTTTACCTTGCCATCGGGATAGGGCCGCTTCTCGGCGGTGCCCTGCACGACTGGTGCGGTTTCTACGGCATATTCTCCTGCCTTGCACTTCTCTGTCTGTTCGCGCTGACCGTCGCATTGCGGCGCATACCTCGCAACGCTGTGGCAGGCCCGTCCCGAAAGCCGGCTGCGGCCGTGGCACTGCCGGACGCCCTGGAAGCGGCACGCCACGGCGCTATGGGCGGGCTGTTGGTATTCATCTTTGGACGGGGGTGCGGCATTTCGCTGCTGGCGGGCTTCCTGCCCCTTCTGTTGAACGGGCGGCTGGGACTGACCGGCACCCAGACCGGCGTGGTGCTCGCCTCCAGCACCGTCGTGATCAGCTCGCTGCTGCGCCCGGTCGGCCGGTTGTCGGACCGGCTTCCCCGCAAGGGCCTCGTGCTCCTGGGCGGGGTCTCGGTGTCGCTGCTCTATTTCCTGATTCCTGTTGCCCAAGGGTTTCATCAGGTGCTCATGCTGGGGGGCGGGATCGGGCTGTGCAGCGTCCTTTCGCAGCCGGCCAGCACGGCGCTTCTTCTGGAACAGGGCGAGCGTCACGGGACGGGGCTGGCGGTCGGCATCTTCAACACTGCGCTGAACCTGGGATTCGTGGTGGGACCGCTACTTGGGGGATGGTTGCAGAATCATTTCGGGCTCACTGCCGTCTTTTACGCCGCCGGCTGGATCGGCCTGGCGGCAGCGGCCCTTTTCGCAGTCTGTACCATGGTGCGGGAGAAAAGAAACTGCGCCTGCTCACCTGCCTGA
- a CDS encoding porin, with protein MNQKAAMAMAGFLAALAVGHDAQAKSLEDILKEKGVITEAEFKEASKAKPYDYKLGKGFVLTSPDQKFQFVLGGQIQAQYEMDDYELATKQDVSQFNLRRVKTLLSGYAFTKDLTYKATYNWANVVKDNSKAMEEVNMKYRVADELQVMLGQEKIQYSRQWITSNTAQQFVDGSFVRNAFMQGYDMGINLHGDLWTGMVKYDAGIFGGAGQNTKNKTNDNAYNFRLTVNPLGDMKYGEGDLEYSQKPLVSLGSSYYLNTVKKTVAGTGTAATSAIDNNNSNFVTDTNGWLGTAVKAKYFGTTVAEDINVDSWEADVAFKWLGASMQGEYYWGKAEGETSGKELIARGGYVQAGYFVIPQRLELALRYAWMDPNRNVSNDSISEIQGAVNYFLYGNNLKIQGDIGNRHTYKGQVDDLVARAQVQLLF; from the coding sequence ATGAATCAGAAAGCGGCAATGGCGATGGCAGGTTTTCTGGCGGCACTGGCTGTAGGGCACGATGCCCAGGCGAAGAGCCTGGAGGATATCCTGAAAGAGAAGGGAGTCATCACCGAGGCGGAGTTCAAGGAAGCCTCCAAAGCCAAGCCTTACGATTACAAGCTGGGCAAGGGATTCGTCCTCACCTCGCCGGACCAGAAATTCCAGTTTGTACTGGGCGGGCAGATCCAGGCCCAGTACGAGATGGATGATTACGAGCTGGCCACCAAGCAGGACGTGAGCCAGTTCAACCTGCGGCGCGTCAAGACCCTTCTGAGCGGCTACGCCTTCACCAAGGACCTCACCTACAAGGCCACCTACAACTGGGCCAACGTAGTGAAGGATAACTCCAAGGCGATGGAAGAGGTCAACATGAAGTACCGGGTCGCCGACGAACTGCAGGTGATGTTAGGACAGGAGAAAATCCAGTACTCCAGGCAGTGGATCACCTCCAACACGGCCCAGCAGTTCGTCGACGGGTCCTTCGTCCGGAATGCCTTCATGCAGGGGTACGATATGGGCATCAACCTGCATGGCGACCTTTGGACCGGGATGGTCAAGTACGATGCCGGCATCTTCGGCGGCGCAGGCCAGAACACCAAGAACAAAACCAACGACAATGCGTACAACTTCAGGCTGACCGTAAACCCGCTGGGCGACATGAAATACGGCGAGGGCGACCTGGAATACTCCCAGAAGCCGCTGGTTTCGCTGGGAAGCAGCTACTACCTCAATACCGTGAAAAAGACGGTCGCCGGAACCGGGACCGCGGCGACTTCCGCCATCGACAACAACAACTCCAACTTCGTAACCGATACCAATGGCTGGCTGGGCACGGCAGTGAAGGCGAAATACTTCGGTACCACGGTTGCGGAGGACATCAACGTCGATTCGTGGGAAGCCGATGTCGCCTTCAAGTGGCTGGGTGCGTCGATGCAGGGTGAATACTACTGGGGCAAGGCCGAGGGTGAAACCTCCGGCAAGGAGCTGATCGCCAGGGGCGGCTACGTCCAGGCCGGCTACTTCGTGATACCGCAGCGCCTGGAACTGGCCCTGCGTTACGCCTGGATGGATCCCAACCGCAATGTCTCCAACGACTCCATTTCCGAGATCCAGGGGGCGGTCAACTACTTCCTCTACGGCAACAACCTGAAGATCCAGGGCGATATCGGCAACCGCCACACCTACAAAGGGCAGGTTGACGACCTCGTGGCGCGCGCCCAGGTGCAGCTGCTGTTCTAG